The genomic interval GTTATCAAATCAATCGCAACATGATGCTCAAAAATTTTAACATTTGGATGACTTGCGACTTTTTCAAGAAGAGCTCTTTCAATTTCACGCCCGGTTAAATCCTTTGCGTGAACAATTCTTCGCCTTGAATGCCCCCCTTCCATCCCGAGATCAAGCCGACCATTTTGCGTCCTCGTGAATTCAACCCCTATTTTCATCAATTCCTCAACCTTTCTCGGACCCTCACGAACCATCAACTCAACCGCCTCCCTTTTACAAAGCCCAGCCCCAGCATTTAAAGTATCCTGAATGTGAAGCTCGTAAGAATCATCCGGTGAAAAAACCGACGCAATCCCCCCCTGTGCATAATTCGTGTTTGATTCGGCTTTCTCCTTCTTCGTGATTATAGCAACCTGACCATAATCAGCAACTTTCAACGCATAAAACAAACCCGCAATTCCACTTCCTATAACAAGGAAATCAGAAACTATCTCCATAATGATTAAACTTTTATTTCAAGTGAAATATCAAGCGCCCTAACAGAATGAGTCAACATCCCAACCGATATGTAATCAACCCCCGTCTCAGCAACTTCACGGACATTTTCAAGCGTGATCCCACCGGATGCTTCAACTTCAAACCTTTCACCTATCAAATCAACAGCCCTTTTCAAATCATCAATGTTGAAATTATCAAGCAAAATTCTATCAACACCCCCAACCTTTAAAATTTTTTCAACATCTTCAACGCTTTGTGCCTCAACCTCTATCTTTAAATCAAGGTTTTTCTCCTTTATGAACCTCAAACATCTTTCAATTGCCTTCTCAACACCGCCAGCGATCGCTATATGATTATCCTTTATCAAAATCATATCATACAATCCAAATCTATGATTTACCCCACCACCTATTTCCACCGCAAGTTTATCAATTAAACGAAGCCCCGGGGCTGTTTTCCTTGTATCAGTGATCTTAGCCTTCGTTCCTTCAACTGCCTTTACAAACTTTCTCGTCAAAGTCGCAATTCCACTCATCCTCTGCAAAAAATTCAAAGCGGTCCTTTCAACAGTTAAAATACTTCTGACATCCCCTTTTACAATTCCAATTATATCTCCTTTTTTAACTTCATCCCCATCGGAAAGAAAAGGAATAAAATTTAAACTCGGATCAAGCGCCCTAAAAACAAACCACACAACATCAATTCCAGCAACAACCCCTTCATCCTTTGAAACGAACTCAGCCTCTGCTTCAATCCCCTCATCACCTATAACAGCCATCGTCGTCACATCACCAGAACCAATGTCTTCAACAAGAGCTCTCTCAACAATTTCAATTATTTTCTCCTCAAGATGAAAATTTCCCATCGTGATACCATCTCTCACTTTCATCCTGCGGTTTTAAAATTAACAACCCATCCCTTATTTCATAAACCCTTCCACATTTCTCACATAGAACCGATTCTGTCTCTTCACTATACTTTAAATCACCCTTACATTTCGGGCAAGCAAGTATTTCAAGAAGTTTCTTGTCAAACATGGCTTAACACCTCTTATTTTTACACGATTTGAAATTTTCAATGACGAAATTCATAAAGACCTCTGGCGGTTTCACCGGCTTATATGTCTTCGCATCAAGAAAAACATGCTCGGTATAACCCTCCGCTACCAACTCGTCATCAACATCGCGATAAACTTCATATTCAAGACGAAATTTCAAATTTGGGATTTCCTTCATAAATGTCTCAATCCTTAAAAGGTCATCGTAATAAGCTGGTTTTTTAAACCTTGCAAACGCTTCAAGGACTGGGATCAAATAACCCATCCTCTCAATTTCACTATAAGGCAAACCATAATCCCTTAAAAGCTCGGTCCTCGCCCATTCAAAATACTCAAAAAACTTGGCGTGATAAACAAACCTCATTTGATCCGTATCTGAATATCTAACCCTGATTTTATAAATGTGCTTTATCATTCTTCCCAGAACCCCATTTTTCTATATTTTTGAATCCTCATCTCAACAAGTTTTTTCGGTTTTATCTTTGAAAGTTCTTCAATTTCCTCAATCAAAATCTCTTTTAAAATCCTTGCAGCTTCTTTATGGTCACGATGTGCCCCACCGACTGGCTCAGGAACGATCCTATCAATTACACCAAGATTTATTAAATCCTGCGCTGTTAATTTCAACTGCTCAGCCGCTTGCTCTTTATAGTCCCAACTCCTCCAAAGGATACTTGAACACGACTCCGGTGCTATAACCGAATACCAAGCATGCTCAAGCATAAGAACCCTGTCACCAACACCAATGCCAAGTGCCCCTCCACTTGCGCCCTCTCCTATTATAACGACAATTATCGGAACCTCCAACCTAGACATCTCAAACAAATTCCTCGCTATTGCTTCCGCCTGACCTCTTTCCTCTGCTCCGATGCCAGGATATGCCCCCGGCGTATCAATCAAAGTTATCACTGGCTTACCGAACTTTTCAGCAAGCTTCATCAAACGCATCGCCTTCCTGTATCCCTCGGGATGGGGCATCCCAAAATTTCTATAAAGATTTGACTTCGTGTCCCTACCCTTTTGTGTCCCTAT from Candidatus Thermokryptus mobilis carries:
- the nadC gene encoding carboxylating nicotinate-nucleotide diphosphorylase, with amino-acid sequence MGNFHLEEKIIEIVERALVEDIGSGDVTTMAVIGDEGIEAEAEFVSKDEGVVAGIDVVWFVFRALDPSLNFIPFLSDGDEVKKGDIIGIVKGDVRSILTVERTALNFLQRMSGIATLTRKFVKAVEGTKAKITDTRKTAPGLRLIDKLAVEIGGGVNHRFGLYDMILIKDNHIAIAGGVEKAIERCLRFIKEKNLDLKIEVEAQSVEDVEKILKVGGVDRILLDNFNIDDLKRAVDLIGERFEVEASGGITLENVREVAETGVDYISVGMLTHSVRALDISLEIKV
- a CDS encoding Trm112 family protein gives rise to the protein MFDKKLLEILACPKCKGDLKYSEETESVLCEKCGRVYEIRDGLLILKPQDESERWYHDGKFSS
- a CDS encoding acyl-CoA thioesterase; the protein is MIKHIYKIRVRYSDTDQMRFVYHAKFFEYFEWARTELLRDYGLPYSEIERMGYLIPVLEAFARFKKPAYYDDLLRIETFMKEIPNLKFRLEYEVYRDVDDELVAEGYTEHVFLDAKTYKPVKPPEVFMNFVIENFKSCKNKRC
- a CDS encoding acetyl-CoA carboxylase carboxyltransferase subunit alpha encodes the protein MSKFVLDFEKPIIELEQKIEEMRKFANSGGVDLSEEIKKLESKVEELKRNIYSNLTRWQKVQIARHPDRPYPLDYIYLMMSDFIELHGDRCFGDDKAMIGGFARLESRTVMVIGTQKGRDTKSNLYRNFGMPHPEGYRKAMRLMKLAEKFGKPVITLIDTPGAYPGIGAEERGQAEAIARNLFEMSRLEVPIIVVIIGEGASGGALGIGVGDRVLMLEHAWYSVIAPESCSSILWRSWDYKEQAAEQLKLTAQDLINLGVIDRIVPEPVGGAHRDHKEAARILKEILIEEIEELSKIKPKKLVEMRIQKYRKMGFWEE